The following coding sequences are from one Nicotiana tabacum cultivar K326 chromosome 1, ASM71507v2, whole genome shotgun sequence window:
- the LOC142164278 gene encoding uncharacterized protein LOC142164278 — MAVDMNVKELLVMGDSDLLIHQVQGEWSTKNVKILMFLHCMKDLCKKFTKIEFKNVSRIHNELPDDLATLSSMIQHPDKNYIDPIKVEIRDQHVYSFHVYEEPDGKPWYHDIEKFLATREYT, encoded by the coding sequence atggcagtcgacatgaatgTCAAAGAACTTCTGGTCATGGGAGATTCTGATCTATTGATACACCAAGTCCAAGGGGAATGGTCCACCAAGAATGTCAAGATACTTATGTTCCTGCACTGCATGAAGGATCTATGCAAGAAGTTCACAAAAATAGAGTTCAAGAACGTCTCCAGGATTCATAACGAGCTCCCTGATGACCTTgcaaccctatcatctatgatccaacatccagacaagaactacaTCGACCCTATTAAGGTAGAGATCAGGGATCAACATGTCTATTCCTTCCATGTATATGAAGAACCAGATGGTAAACCATGGTATCACGACATCGAGAAATTCCTTGCAACCAGAGAATACACATAG